The Marasmius oreades isolate 03SP1 chromosome 2, whole genome shotgun sequence genomic sequence CTCCACTGCGCATGTAGGCGCTCCTTGTCGCCATCCGCTCTGTCAGCGTGGTAAACACCTGTTCGTATCTGACCTCTGCTCTGTAGCTCCTCAGCCACCTTCTCCGCATCCTGAAACGACAACAACAATTACCCATCCGATTGCCTAAGAGAAAAAAGGGAAAGACGAAGTTACCTTTCTGCTCAAGCAGTACACGATCCCGCTGTCATCAGGATGATATTCCTTGATCCATGCAACCATGTCGTCCATCACCCTATTACTCTCATGATGCTTTGTTCGTATAGAATAGTGTAGGTTCTTGCGGTAAAGTGGCGCAGAGAAGTAAACCGTTCCTTCAACTGGTGCACCTgcgaagaaggaaaagtAAATACGAAGATGATCAAACCATGAAAAGCGAGAGCTACTTCTCCCATCTACAACATCCCGGAGACCCAGAATCTTAAGGAGATCTTTGAGAACACGTGGAGGACAAGTGGCGGATAGAGCCAGTATTGGTACCGTGGGGCACAGCTGCCTCAATATTCGCAGCTTTGTATAGTCAGGACTAGCACATCGTGAGAGGCAGTTATACTGACTGAGGTGAAATAAAGCGTCACCGAAAATCGTGGCCAAGCTGCGAAACGCAGTGAGCTTCGTCGATAACAATTCGTGCTAGGCAATACGGGTCAATATCACAATCTCATGGTAGAAGAGTTTAGAACCCACCTAATTTCGAGGAATCCGCAAGCCTTTGCAATAAGTTCTGGAATCTTTTGCTCTTGGCTATCTTCTCTGGCTAAAGGTGAAAGCACGTTCAACAAAGGCGGTAAGGATTGAACAGCGGTAGCAGCTTACAGTTACGTAGCACAACTTGATTTCATTGACAGCGATCtgacctctccctctcccattcGCAAGAAGTTGTAATCGTTGGTTGATATCATCACTTTCGCTTTTACTGGTTGAGCCTGTAAGCTTGACGGCTTCGACTACGAATCCTTGAGAAAAAGCGGAAAAAAGAGGATAACGAAAACTGACCTCCAAATTCTTTCAAGTGCATTATTTGATCAGAAATAAGAGATAAGAGGGGGGATATGACCAATGTCACTCCAGGGGTTATGAGAGCAGGGAGCTGATACGTCAGCGATTTTCCTCCACCTTTGAGAGGATTAACAGAGGGCACGGAAAATGTTAACGTTAGATTCGTACCTGTCGGCATGACACAGACGATGTCTCTGCCTTCCAGATTTGCATTACATACTCTGTTTACCATCCAGGTCAATAAGTGTTCGAGAAATAACGCCTAGACGCACCCTTCTTGACACAGCCTGAACGAGGATATCCCAAACACGCTCTTCATTTGCGCCAGCATCGAATGCTTCCACGGAAAGTCATCCTCGTAAAAATTTCTTCCAGTCGCCTTCGCCTTCCCATTCCTCCTCCCATAAGACTGACTTATGACGTCCTGCAGTTCTTCCTTAAGAGAACTTTGATTCTCAACGCAAGATTGACGAGCAGCCTTTAGTTCCTTGATCTCCACGTCGTACTGAGTGATTTCGATATCTAACTGAGAGATTTGTTGCTTCAATTCCTGTTGTCGAGCATACGATGAGGTTGACAGTCCTGTCGAATCACGGTGAGAGGCTTGACTCCGAAGATCGCTTGGACCTGGCTGCGATTCTTCGTACTCTTGCCGGGAGTGTTCAAGAATTTCCTGTATCTAGGCTGGATTAGCTACAGCCTCAAGCGAACAGATGCAAGAGTCACCTCGGAACCATCAGATGCTAACGCGTCACTTCCATAATGTCTATATCTAGGGGCCATATtccaaaagagaaaaagagaaagcgGGAAGCTGATGAAAGATGGAATAAGGACGCGTTACGCGCCTGGTGACTGAACAACACGTGCTACTGTCACGTTTCCTCCAGACCCCCGGTATCAGCCGGTATCTCCTTGTACGTATCTCATGATCATGCCACTAGCCATGGGCGTCGCACGTTCTTTACCCCTCAACGTCAACTGGACACGATGCAACGGGCGCTGCGcttgaagaaaaacaaacaagCTGGTCCCTTCTATGACCGCCTTATTCTATACAAAGAAGAATTGCTGCGCACCGGCTGCGGCTGCGCAAATTCTGCGGTACAGAAGCTTATATTACCTTCCATCACACGAGTCAAAGCGCAGATAGAACGTGACCGCGTAATGGGGTTTTAAAAACGCGGTATTACCCTACGAGGTTGCTCCAGAACCACTGCCACCATCATCAATCATGCCTGCAAGGGAGAAAAGCCCCACGAGCCAAGAGGTCAGGAAAGCTGGACGAGCAGCCGTTGCAGCTCTCATCCAGAACAATATCAGAAGCTGTCTATTCGGAAGTGCTGCTTGTCAGATTTACGGGATGAAGAATCGTCTACCCAAAGTACGTTGCTCTTTCATTATTGGTCATCATTTCGAGGTACTCATCATTCCTCATATCAAGGACGTCGACATCGTCCTCCTCACCAACGACGGCCGTGATATTGAATATATCAAACAGCTTATTGTTGACACGAACGACAAGTTCTATCTCGTCCCTTCCAAGAACCCCAAAGCcacctacgaaaaactctaCTTTATCCTTCCAGGAAAACGACGGTCATGCAAAGTCGATATCGTTTTACCAGGCAACGCCACAGACCTGAACATCCCAGTCATACCTTCCACGGAATTGTGTTACATTTCCCCATATAACGATATACCCGTCATGCCGGTGGTGACTTTGCTCCTGATGAAGCTACAAGGATGGATACACCACCAGGCTTCACCGGAATCTCACAAACGTGCCAAGGTACCAGAAGATGTGAAGGATATTCTAGAACTCCTTAAGCTCGCCGTGGAGGAATATGATGCTCATATGGATGAGGAGCCTTGGATGCCAACTCGCTTTGTCAATGTGGCGACGGCGAGAGTAAAGCAATTCGTGAAGATTTATCCCAAGTCAAAGGCTAGTTGGCGGAAGGTCGGATTTCAGATCTAGGGTTGTTCAGTCCATTTCCGTTTTTGTGTTTATGCTTTCGTTATCTTGCTCATCGTTGTTCTTGCTACGCCCCCCTACTCTTTCTCCAGACCGCTATGCCAGTGTATGAAATAGACCCTTTGTTCTTCGAATGTAATTACATCAAGTAGTATTCTTTCTCTGTCACCCAAGCCTTTTTATAATTACAGTCAAAGTGTTTTTTACTTAGACCATGGCTGTTGAGACTGGAAGCTCAAGTTCAAGACTTCGCGACTTCTAGTCAAAGACTAATTATGAAGCTTGAGTAAAATCTTAGATCAGGCGACTGAGGGTGTCGAGTCTGTAACAACAGTAGGAATCGTTATGATGAAATAACAGGGACAGAATGGACGTGCGCCATATGGTGTCGCATGTTCTTCACAAGTTCTTCAACAGCAAGGTTCCTGTTACATAAGGACCCACAGTGACATACGCGGATAATTCTGGTCACGCCAACGGCAAAGACGGCCCGTCGGCTTTCTGCTACACCACGACGACCAGGATGTTCTTCATGATTACACGAATCGGAAAGGGTCTTCTGACCTCTCATTTGTGGATAAAAGTGCATTGATGCGCTAATTTTTCGTTAACTGTCCTTATGTTGTTCACTGCCACGACGGGTTGGATTTTATTGCTCACAGCAGCTCTTTGGCAGGGTGTCCTGTGTACGGACGATTTGGATGTTCAACATCAACCATGGAGCCGTTACATTTATGCCCCGGATTCTAGAACACCAAGGTATGTATCATGGCTATTCTGGAACACGATTTTTCAAATATGACTTGGGTTTATAGGCCACATAAGATTTTCAGAACCCACGGAAAAGTCAATGTACACGGCTTAGACGTCACACTTTCACCCAAAAGCCAAGTCACCTACGATTTTGGACGAGAAGTCGGCGGTCACGTTAGGTTTCTCGTCAACTCCCCATCTTCAACGAAACCCCTCTCCCTATCCTTCTCCGAATCTCCTCAATTCATCGGCGAATGGTCAGACGACACCGGGGCAAGCCCCTTCAGCGACTGGGATCGCAGTCTCACCGTTTCAATCCCTCCATCTGGACTCGGAACGTCCTTCAAATACACCACTCCACGCGAAAGCTTCCGGGGTGGATTCCGGTATCTGACCATCACTTCCACGTCGAACCTCACCACCACCCCTGTGAAGATCTCCAACGTCATCTGTCTTTTAGGCTTCCACCCCGGCGTTGAGAACCCTCAAACCGCATACCGAGGTTACTTCTGGACACCCTACGACGCACTTCTAGTTCGCACATGGTACGCTGGAGCATACACCGTCCAAACCAACATCGCACTTCCCGATACCGGTCGATTTCTCCCCCAAGTTCGTCCTGGTTGGGCATATAACGCTTCGCTTGGTGTTGTTTCAACAGGAGCTATCCTCGTAGATGGAGCTAAACGTGATAGAGCAGTTTGGCCTGGGGATTTAGGTATATCCGCGCCTTCGTCGTATATCGCCTTCGGTCCGAAATACGGATACGAATGTGTGTTGAACGCGTTGGAGACGTTGTTTTACTTCCAGAACGAGACTACGGGGACGTTTCCTTTTGCTGGACCGGATACGAATAGTTTTAGGTCGGGGAGTAAGAGTGATACGTATCATTCTTGGTCTTTGATTGCGATTGAAGAGTATGCGTTTTATTCTGGGGATATGGATTGGGTGAATTTGGTGAGTACGTGGATGTTTTTTGTTGCTGTTCTAGATGTGATACTTCTGATACTGAACCTCATCTCAATCCCCCTCTTGTGGCTATAGCATTGGAATAACATCACACGAGCTGTTGAAGCCATGATAGGTGGAATAACAGAACAAGGATTGCAAAACCAGACGAACACGAATGACTGGGCTAGAGAAggcggtggtggtttgaATTCCGCTCTTAATGCAGTCTCGTATGGGGTAAGGGTCTATTTCGCGTTATTATGAGCAGAGTTTATCATAATCCTCAACCCGCAGATGTTGACTAGGTTGTCGAACCTTGCCTCTCTCCACGGCGACTCTGCACTTTCTTCTAGATGGAGAGTCAAAGCTGAGGAATTGAAGAGTGCGTTTAACGCGCTTTTATGGGACGACGAGGCTGGTCTGTATAGAGATAACACAACCACGATGTTGCATCCTCAGGATGGTAACAGTCTTGCGGTGGTGTACAACCTTACGACCTCCAATAATCAGAAGAAAAGGATATCCCAGGCGTTGACCATGAATTGGAATGAAATTGGACCTGTGACGCCAGAGCTGAAGGATACGATCAGTTTGTTCGTTAGCTCGTGGGAGGTCAGTGCGGACTCTAATCCTTTCACGGGACTCCGGGTTTTGGTTAATCTTTTCTATAGCTGAACGCACATTTTGAAGCCGAAGAACCTGATCGAGCGCTTGAACTCGTTCGTCGACTTTGGGGATACTCACTTGACGGGCCGAATATGGGTGGTACTACGATCGTGGAAGGATTGTCGGCGAATGGGTCTTTGTAGTACGTATACCGGTCAACCTACGCGTGTTCTACTGATTGATTAACCCTCCGATTTTAGTTATCGCAGTGAAGCAGGCTACGGCTACGATCCAGCGTACACATCACTTGCACACTCTTGGTCTACGGGTCCTACACATCAACTTATCACTCGGCTTTTGGGTTTGAGTATCGTATCGAGTCAGGGAAGGCACTGGGAGATGATCCCGAACATTCCTACCGGGTCTCGGGAGTGTGTAAAGGAGTTACGAGGAGGTTTTGAGACGAAGTTGGGAATGTTTGAGGCTGAGTGGAAGGTAATAGGCAGGTATGTTCAACTCAAGGTGAAAACACCAAAAGGAACATCCGGGAAAGTGGGACTCAACGGGAGTAAAGCTCAGATCGTAGAAGTAAAGGGAGATGGTGGTTGGAAGAGGGTGATTTTGCGTCTAGAATGAAGCGCAAAAAGGATGTTTTGGGTCTTCACCTTTGAATTGATGTCATGTAATAGCTCAGTTGCTCCGAGATTACTGTAAGTATACACGGTCCGACTGTCCGGAACGGCCGGAGAACAATGTCACAGCGTTACATTCGCAGGTATGCCTTTTACCACCATTTATCGCCCCGGGGTATCTGAAACACAGACACGATATGAGAGTCGGCTGCAGGGAAAGTTGGCAACAATAATGAGCTCTGGTCGTAATTCTGTTGGAAGGAGAGCTCCGATGGAGCCGCTGCTCGACGTCGTTGATGAGGAGGAACAAGCTGCGTTTGAGCTGCGTTGCTGGGAACTCACCTGAAAATGACAGGGTCACGACCTTTTGATGAACCTCATGGTACCCCACAACGCGCGTCTTCCTGAACCTGCAAAACAACGCTCGCTCAGCTGCAGTTCTCCAAGTGTAGTTCGTCGTTCCTTCCAGCAAAAAGCGCGGCCCAGTGTCTGTCAAAGGCAAGGCTCTCGCAAACGGAGTCTTGTCGACGTCCAGCACGTCCAGCACGTCAGCTCCGTTCAAACGCGGTCAGCATAAGGCTCAGCTATCTGTGAACGCCAATCTCGCATCATAATTCATCTTCTGGGAATCGTTGAGCCCTTCATTGGGTCTTCCGCACCCTCACGTCGTACGGATGAACGGTCATCTCAACGTACGGGAGATTGTCCCGAGTGGCATTACCGTCAGCGATACGGATCTGGAATCGACTGACGATGAGATTGGCTTCGAGGGATTCAGGATTGACGGAGATGACGGAGATGACGCTGAACGGGGGGCGTCCGATCGACAGGTGAAAAACATGTGAAAAAGGAGCTTGGGTATAAATACAGGTACAGCATCCCTTCTTGTCAtcgattctttcttcctaaCCCCCACATTACTAGTCATGGAAACACTTGCTCCAACTCCAACCTCCAACTACAACGAGGGCTGACGACCACGCAGTCTCCTGGGCGTACCTGTTCGTGTTCTCTTGCCTTGGCTTATACATCATCTACATTCATCGTGGTCTACTTCCTCGCAGTACTCGCACCACTATTCACAAGGGGCGATCGTCCACGTCAGTGGCTTGCGACAGGTTGTCACTGGCTCGGAACCTTCTGTAAGTACCTATTTTCTATCAGTTTTTTACTTGTTCTGATCCCTCTGGGTTCTCTCAGGCCTCCTGTATACGACATGGAGTGGAGTCTACGTAAGTACCAAGCATCGTTTTGAAAATGTTACGCAAGGCTAATACTCGACGGATACAATCTGCACCTCCTCACTCGTAGTTGCGGTGTATGAATTTATTATGTCCATATTACATTTCTCCAAACGAAAGCAACATTTGTATAATTACATAACTACATTTGATACTTGCACTTCTCTGTGTCTGTTGGTGGGTTGTATCTGATGCTATAAAAAAAACCAAAACCTTCGTATCTTCTAACCCATGTGGAATGATGAAATTATTGTAAAGCACTTACGACCTTGTGGTCAAAGGGTACATCCGGGAGATCCCAAATGCTCATTGGTTCAAGTCGGCACAGATTTGACTAACTTTGGTAATTTGTACTATTTTGTCTACTTGGCACAAAAATGCACAAATAAGACTGCTGTTTAGACCCTCAGAAAAGAAATTGGGACCAATTTGAACAAAATTGGATCTTTTTGAGTGGATCTGTTTCATGGCGAAGCAGGTACGCCGGGAGAACAACGTCACAGCGTTACATTCGCAGGTCTTTTACCACCACTTACTGTATCGTTCCGACTCCCAATCTCTTTTTCAACTGAATTGCATCGTGGTCAGTAAGTGTTTTCGTAATCCTGGTACCGAACAAGCTGAATGAGAATTCTTTTCAGGTGACATCTATTTGAATTCCCAATATGAACGTGAGCGCTGTGGTGAAGAATTCAGTATCTGGAACACAGAAACGATATGAGAGTCGGCTGCAGGGCCACAATAATGAGGTCTGTGGTCGCCATTCTGTTGGAAGGACACGAGTGCACCGAAATACACTTGGAGAACTGAGCGAGCGTTGTTCTGCAGGCTCAGGAAGACGCCCATTGTGGGGGTACCATGAGGTTCATCAAAAGGTCGTGACCCTGTCATTCTCAGGTGGTTTACCTGAGTTCCCAGCAACGCAGCTTGttcctcatcatcaacgATGTCGAGCAGCGGCTCCATCGTCGTTCCTTCCAGCAAAAAACGCGGCCCAGTGTCTCTCAAAGGCAAGGCTCTCGCAAAAGGAGTCTTGTTGACGTCCGGCACGTCCAGCACGTCAGCTCCGTCCAAACGCGGTCAGCGTAAGGCTCAGCTATCTGTGAACACCAATCTCGCTTCATACGACCGAAAGGATCCGTTCCAAGCTTTCAATATCCTTCTGAAGCTCATTGGTTCCCTATCTTCTCGTGTTGGAGGTTGCCAATACAAATTCTCCCCAGAAGAACACAAACTCTCTATCCATCTTCTGGGAATCGTCGAGCCCTTCATTGGGTCCTCGGCACCCTCTCGTCGTACTCTCATCACACGCCAACCAACCGAAATTCTCGACGCTATCGCTTTCCAGGTTGAATCACGAGAAGATCTTCGAAATCTCGCCTTATCTTGCCATCGCATGCACAGCATCGTCGCTCCTAGACACATCGAGTACCGCATCATCCGCTCAAAAGTCAGCTCTATTTCATTATGGAACCATCTTATCGTCAACCGTTCCTTGGCAAAGAATGTTCGAAGGTTGGAAGTTATGGATGAACGATCTTCTCAACGGGAGATTATCCCGAATGGCATTACCGCTAGCGATACGGATCTGGAATCGACTGACGATGAGATTGGAGTTCGAGGGATTCATTTGAAGCAGGAGAAGTTTCTGGTCGGAGCGTTGAATCGGATGATGTATCTTATCCAGTTTGTTTGGAACTCGAACCATTCGCCGATTTCGATTGATAGGGTTTGGCCGACATTGTTGAATACTCCTAGTTTGCGTGACATCGAAATCAATGACAATCTGGTGTTTTCGCCGTTGGCTACAGTTGAAGAATCAGACGAGTCGGATGAGGAGGGGTCTGTATCTGTTAGTCGTGGGAATGCAGAACAGCAAAGAAAAGAGGTATGTTCTGAATTATCTTTTTCTGATGTTTATCTTTCTGATTATCCTCTGATAAGCTTCCGGCTCTCAAGACTGTGGCATTACGCTCAACTCGACACGTATATGGTTCTACCAAGCATCCTGAACTGACGAGAGCCAAAGGTCTCCTCAATAGCTGTCCAAACCTCGAGGTGCATACCGACATCCTTCTTTCATCCTTCAACCTTGACTAACTTTTCCTTTTTGCCCGGTAAGAACCTAGAAATCACATACACCCCTGCTCGTTCTCAGGCTGGACTCGTACCAGCAGCGGCCCACCTACTACCAGCGGAAGAGTTCCTACTGGTCGGACGATGGCCACAACTTCGCTCGTTATCTCTCACAAACCTTCGGTGCACCTCGCTTACGGGTCTTGACCCCACATCCTTATTCATCCTCGCCCACCTCAACTTAGAGATCTTACATCTCGATGTCGTACCTCGAATGACCCAACCGGTGCTTCCTCCA encodes the following:
- a CDS encoding uncharacterized protein (CAZy:GH78), which codes for MLFTATTGWILLLTAALWQGVLCTDDLDVQHQPWSRYIYAPDSRTPRPHKIFRTHGKVNVHGLDVTLSPKSQVTYDFGREVGGHVRFLVNSPSSTKPLSLSFSESPQFIGEWSDDTGASPFSDWDRSLTVSIPPSGLGTSFKYTTPRESFRGGFRYLTITSTSNLTTTPVKISNVICLLGFHPGVENPQTAYRGYFWTPYDALLVRTWYAGAYTVQTNIALPDTGRFLPQVRPGWAYNASLGVVSTGAILVDGAKRDRAVWPGDLGISAPSSYIAFGPKYGYECVLNALETLFYFQNETTGTFPFAGPDTNSFRSGSKSDTYHSWSLIAIEEYAFYSGDMDWVNLHWNNITRAVEAMIGGITEQGLQNQTNTNDWAREGGGGLNSALNAVSYGMLTRLSNLASLHGDSALSSRWRVKAEELKSAFNALLWDDEAGLYRDNTTTMLHPQDGNSLAVVYNLTTSNNQKKRISQALTMNWNEIGPVTPELKDTISLFVSSWELNAHFEAEEPDRALELVRRLWGYSLDGPNMGGTTIVEGLSANGSLYYRSEAGYGYDPAYTSLAHSWSTGPTHQLITRLLGLSIVSSQGRHWEMIPNIPTGSRECVKELRGGFETKLGMFEAEWKVIGRYVQLKVKTPKGTSGKVGLNGSKAQIVEVKGDGGWKRVILRLE